The following are encoded in a window of Pyrenophora tritici-repentis strain M4 chromosome 6, whole genome shotgun sequence genomic DNA:
- a CDS encoding MhpC, hydrolase or acyltransferase (alpha-beta hydrolase superfamily) has product MSQTAQIAGYQHEDAWNIDWLRVDDVHELHYQQYGKRDGKPVIYLHGGPGGNCSKGNTAFFDPAEYRVVLLDQRGCGQSRPNADTTNNTTWHLVSDIEALRKYLIIPKWHVVFGGSWGSTLSLAYAQTHPESVGSLVLRGIFTVRDLELKWTNYPGGASMLFPDRWDDFINFLPEEERSNHIASYHRRLMSSDPSVSLPAATAWNTWELSISMLRPDPDIAQKLKEPAYLLAHARIEIHYFTNGGFMTDGQLLKKENIDRIRHIPTTIVQGRYDVVCPPITAWELHKMWPESKLYFVDDAGHSATEPGTKAKLREACDAYANSVKI; this is encoded by the exons TGACGATGTGCATGAATTGCACTATCAGCAGTATGGCAAAAGAGATGGAAAGCCGG TGATCTATCTTCACGGCGGCCCAGGTGGCAATTGTTCCAAGGGCAACACTGCCTTCTTCGACCCTGCGGAATATCGAGTGGTTCTGCTCGACCAGCGAGGCTGTGGTCAATCTCGACCTAACGCAGACACTACCAACAACACCACCTGGCATCTTGTCTCTGATATTGAAGCGCTGCGGAAATACCTCATTATCCCCAAGTGGCACGTTGTCTTTGGCGGCTCTTGGGGCTCTACCCTTTCCCTCGCCTATGCGCAAACCCACCCCGAAAGTGTTGGCAGCCTAGTCCTACGCGGCATCTTCACTGTACGGGATCTTGAGCTAAAATGGACGAATTATCCGGGCGGTGCTTCGATGCTTTTCCCTGATCGATGGGACGACTTTATCAACTTTCTGCCAGAGGAAGAGCGCTCCAATCATATTGCCAGCTACCATAGACGGCTCATGTCCTCGGACCCTTCAGTCAGCCTCCCGGCAGCCACAGCCTGGAACACATGGGAACTCTCTATAAGCATGCTCCGTCCCGACCCCGACATTGCTCAGAAACTTAAGGAGCCGGCTTATTTGCTGGCACACGCAAGGATCGAGATCCATTACTTTACGAATGGCGGGTTCATGACAGACGGACAACTGTTAAAGAAGGAGAACATCGATCGCATCAGGCATATCCCGACAACAATTGTGCAAGGCAGGTATGACGTGGTATGCCCACCAATAACAGCCTGGGAATTACACAAGATGTGGCCGGAGAGCAAGCTGTATTTTGTGGACGATGCTGGGCACAGCGCCACGGAGCCCGGGACCAAGGCAAAGCTGAGAGAGGCTTGTGACGCGTACGCGAATTCCGTGAAAATATGA
- a CDS encoding AraJ, Arabinose efflux permease, whose amino-acid sequence MNDNFDTKQTQERGKSQEINGTETSGVQSDAAERDEEVTSKKRTRPTWLAVLTQHGEKPPFMLKFRSSDGFIIGTVSLAVFTDMFLYGVIVPVIPFAIRSRSHIEQDRVQYWVSVLVAVYGASLLAFSPVCGWLADRGSSRRSPLLLGLLVLLGATILLDVGNSIAVLIVGRVLQGASAAVVWVVGLALLADTVPQDRLATATGWLSIGMSLGLLISPLLGGLVYDKAGYNAVFAMCYGLVGLDVILRLLLVEKKVAARWDPTVVGRLEVQAEIRSDETARPEVGASTQSPSLEPTKGPESEPGAAEAQQDIRPQRRLRDRLPPVISLLYSRRLLASLFCALIQALLVTAFDSVLTIHAADTFNWNSTGAALLFLPIVIPSFLAPLWGWICDKYGGRYLVVVGFLCACPPLVCLRFVNENTIKDKVLLCALLALTGLFIGMTFAPVMAEISAVTEAKERKMLESGRPGFGKGGAFAQAYALFNVAFAGGCMAGPLLAGFIVEDSGWSTMAAVLGALSAVTALPGFLWLGGWD is encoded by the exons ATGAACGACAACTTCGACACTAAGCAGACTCAGGAGCGTGGCAAAAGTCAAGAAATCAACGGTACTGAGACGAGCGGTGTACAAAGTGATGCTGCAGAACGTGACGAGGAAGTGACGTCGAAAAAGAGGACGCGGCCTACATGGCTAGCTGTGTTGACGCAGCATGGCGAGAAACCTCCGTTTATGCTGAAATTCAGAAGTTCAGATGGCTTCATCATTGGGACGGTGTCGTTGGCTGTCTTCACA GACATGTTTCTGTACGGTGTGATTGTGCCTGTCATTCCTTTCGCGATACGGTCACGAAGCCACATTGAACAGGACCGAGTGCAGTACTGGGTATCGGTCCTGGTTGCTGTCTACGGTGCTTCCCTGTTGGCATTTTCACCCGTATGTGGCTGGCTTGCGGATCGTGGTTCGTCACGTCGCTCTCCGCTTCTTCTGGGCTTGCTCGTCCTACTAGGTGCGACTATTTTGCTTGATGTGGGAAATTCCATCGCTGTTCTCATCGTCGGCAGAGTGCTGCAGGGAGCCTCTGCTGCTGTGGT ATGGGTCGTTGGCCTCGCTTTGCTGGCGGATACTGTACCGCAAGACCGACTGGCGACAGCCACGGGGTGGCTGAGTATAGGAATGTCGCTTGGATTGCTAATATCTCCGCTGCTTGGTGGCTTGGTATACGACAAGGCTGGGTACAATGCTGTTTTCGCCATGTGTTATGGCTTAGTCGGATTGGACGTGATTTTGCGCTTGCTGCTCGTGGAAAAGAAAGTAGCTGCTAGATGGGATCCTACTGTTGTAGGGCGTCTGGAAGTACAAGCTGAAATTCGTTCGGACGAAACCGCGAGACCAGAGGTTGGTGCCTCGACCCAAAGCCCCAGCTTGGAGCCTACCAAAGGCCCAGAATCAGAACCGGGTGCAGCGGAAGCGCAACAAGACATCCGCCCGCAACGCCGTCTACGCGATCGCCTTCCCCCGGTTATCTCACTTCTATATTCTCGACGTCTACTCGCTTCACTCTTCTGCGCTCTTATCCAAGCTCTTCTCGTCACAGCGTTCGACTCAGTTCTCACCATTCACGCGGCAGACACATTTAACTGGAACTCGACGGGCGCAGCACTTCTCTTTCTCCCTATCGTTATACCAAGCTTCCTAGCGCCACTATGGGGTTGGATATGCGACAAATACGGCGGACGCTATCTAGTCGTGGTCGGCTTCCTGTGTGCATGCCCCCCTCTCGTCTGTTTGCGCTTCGTCAATGAAAACACCATCAAGGACAAGGTACTTTTGTGCGCGCTACTGGCGTTGACGGGTCTGTTCATAGGTATGACTTTCGCGCCGGTCATGGCAGAGATTTCGGCGGTCACCGAGGCCAAGGAGAGAAAGATGCTCGAGAGTGGGCGCCCAGGATTTGGCAAAGGCGGAGCTTTTGCTCAAGCTTACGCGCTGTTCAATGTGGCTTTCGCTGGAGGATGCATGGCTGGTCCTTTACTGGCTGGTTTCATCGTTGAAGACAGTGGATGGTCGACCATGGCGGCAGTGCTGGGCGCGTTGTCTGCCGTCACCGCATTGCCTGGTTTTCTCTGGTTAGGTGGCTGG GATTGA
- a CDS encoding Daxx domain containing protein, producing MARVYKPAPYTALMCACVHGLPSSIARKLDQWMKLELLQRMIARRGGIFKQKETHPGIHSLARKEWVTTKLEMQNTIDRLEDLLKDEEMGEDDIAMLKEVLQVWEKKSDELKEVPGVPYADKAEEEEPTEEEKEFARLLMVWLKMVLEKEMSQEELEEAATSTPSKLHRQDVPIRHQKSLLSTTLPVTPPQQGSYAKSQQPLPVTTSTSNPTLAMLSEPHQAKCTPPITPKTPTTPPSVKTQQEVATPKSSLKRPRVDTPDTPPSSMNHTCKRVRIADRVTISPEHLNVVNLSPFEPLARTKISVPHATHTVAEHRRRRGEFHRGRYYVPGVWAAKDLDSPKADTSFFRVNPRMMEAIVREDLQQAEREMGFVKKLKLVPGCWVVLWWAKYVVPKLDLEKLVEEMRQMKKKEEA from the exons ATGGCCAGAGTCTACAAGCCCGCACCCTACACTGCCCTCATGTGCGCATGCGTACATGGCTTACCTTCGTCTATTGCCCGCAAGCTTGACCAATGGATGAAG CTCGAATTATTACAACGCATGATCGCCAGGCGCGGTGGCATATTCAAGCAAAAGGAAACACATCCAGGGATCCACTCACTCGCGAGGAAGGAATGGGTCACGACTAAACTGGAGATGCAAAACACCATTGATCGACTTGAAGACTTGCTCAAGGATGAGGAAATGGGAGAAGATGATATAGCAATGTTGAAAGAAGTGCTGCAAGTATGGGAGAAGAAATCGGACGAGCTGAAAGAGGTACCAGGCGTGCCATATGCAGACAAGGCAGAAGAGGAAGAACCGACcgaggaagagaaggagtTCGCTCGGCTGTTGATGGTGTGGCTGAAGATGGTGTTGGAGAAGGAGATGTCGCAAGAAGAGCTGGAGGAAGCCGCCACATCAACACCATCGAAACTGCATCGGCAAGATGTACCTATCCGTCACCAAAAATCTCTTCTGTCAACTACTCTGCCTGTAACTCCACCACAACAAGGCTCTTACGCCAAATCCCAGCAGCCATTGCCAGTAACCACATCCACATCGAATCCGACATTAGCGATGCTATCCGAACCACACCAAGCCAAGTGTACGCCACCGATTACTCCAAAGACTCCTACTACGCCGCCGTCTGTAAAGACCCAGCAAGAGGTTGCGACGCCTAAATCCAGTCTCAAGCGCCCGCGCGTCGATACTCCTGACACTCCACCCAGCTCAATGAACCATACATGTAAACGCGTCCGCATCGCAGATCGCGTGACTATATCGCCCGAACACCTCAATGTTGTCAACCTGTCACCCTTCGAACCTCTCGCTCGCACCAAGATCAGCGTACCTCATGCCACACACACAGTTGCCGAACATCGTCGCCGAAGAGGAGAGTTTCATCGTGGGAGATACTATGTTCCCGGTGTATGGGCAGCCAAAGACTTGGATAGCCCAAAGGCTGATACCAGCTTCTTCCGTGTTAACCCCAGGATGATGGAAGCAATTGTTCGAGAAGACCTCCAACAAGCAGAGAGAGAGATGGGGTTTGTGAAGAAGCTGAAACTTGTTCCTGGCTGTTGGGTGGTGCTTTGGTGGGCGAAGTATGTGGTTCCGAAACTGGACTTGGAGAAATTGGTGGAAGAGATGAggcagatgaagaagaaagaagaggCCTAA